The following proteins are encoded in a genomic region of Dasypus novemcinctus isolate mDasNov1 chromosome 21, mDasNov1.1.hap2, whole genome shotgun sequence:
- the LOC101442049 gene encoding RAD52 motif-containing protein 1-like codes for MAELVPFAVPSEDDKTLLVWEPSSGPTTETLHVSWGQAFSQFGLLYSIHVFPNAAVAGPGYYAIIRFCSARDAHKAQKACDQKLLFEKSPVKVCFGTRHKAFQHQALALNSSQCQEPANYYFCFNGWSKRIIKVSYFPWKQYSQGEEEGLSDFSWEEKEFRLREID; via the exons ATGGCAGAGTTGGTTCCTTTTGCAGTTCCCTCTGAGGACGATAAAACCTTGCTGGTGTGGGAGCCGAGCTCTGGGCCCACAACAGAGACCTTGCATGTGAGCTGGGGCCAGG CATTCTCCCAGTTTGGCCTTCTGTACTCAATCCATGTCTTCCCAAATGCTGCGGTGGCTGGTCCTGGTTACTATGCCATTATCAGGTTTTGTTCAGCAAGGGATGCTCATAAAGCCCAAAAGGCATGCGACCAGAAGTTGCTTTTTGAGAAATCTCCAGTGAAG GTTTGTTTTGGCACCAGGCATAAGGCTTTTCAACATCAGGCCCTTGCCCTAAATAGCTCCCAATGCCAAGAACCAGCAAATTACTACTTTTGTTTCAATGGATGGTCAAAAAGGATCATCAAG GTCAGTTACTTTCCTTGGAAGCAGTATAgccaaggggaggaagagggtcTTTCGGATTTCAGCTGGGAGGAAAAAGAGTTCAGGCTGCGGGAAATAGACTAG
- the LYZL6 gene encoding lysozyme-like protein 6 produces MTRALFISLVSCLLVAKQAKSQVLGRCAVAKLLFEEGADGFEGYYLSDWLCLAFVESGFNISKINENADGSFDYGIFQINSHYWCNDYRSHSENLCHVDCQELLNSNLLSAINCAKRIVSGGGGMNNWIEWKLHCLGRPLAHWMTGCHL; encoded by the exons ATGACGAGAGCACTATTCATCTCCTTGGTCAGCTGCCTCCTCGTGGCAAAGCAGGCCAAAAGCCAAGTCCTCGGTCGCTGTGCGGTGGCCAAGTTGCTGTTCGAGGAGGGCGCGGATGGGTTTGAGGGCTACTATCTGAGCGACT GGTTGTGCCTGGCTTTTGTGGAAAGTGGCTTCAACAtatcaaagataaatgaaaacgcAGATGGCAGCTTCGACTATGGCATATTCCAGATCAACAGCCACTACTGGTGCAACGACTACCGGAGTCATTCAGAAAACCTTTGCCATGTGGACTGTCAAG aactGTTGAACTCCAACCTTCTCTCAGCCATCAACTGTGCCAAAAGGATTGTGTCTGGAGGAGGGGGAATGAACAACTG GATAGAATGGAAGCTGCACTGCTTAGGCCGGCCACTCGCCCACTGGATGACAGGATGTCACCTGTGA